ATAGAGGAATTGTGGAAGGACTGGACTTGGACGGAGAAGTTTCCTGGCTGGGCTGAGCTTAGGGAGTATTTCTATTATGTCGATTCAAAGCTGAACTTGAAAAAGGATATCCGTTTCGATACCCGTGTTGTCTCTGCTCACTACGATGCCAACACCGACCGATGGGACGTGAAAGCGGAAGATGGGACCGTCGCTCGTCCTCGATTTCTGGTTCTCTGCACAGGCTTTGCTGCAAAGAAATACATCCCGCCGCTTACGGGGCTCGAAACCTTCCAGGGCGTTTGCCACCACACTTCGGCGTGGCCGCAAGAAGGTGTACCGCTAGAAGGGAAAAGGGTGGCGGTGATTGGTACCGGCGCAACTGGAGTCCAGGTTATTCAGGAGCTAGGACCGACTGTAGGGCACCTCACGGTTTTCCAACGCACCCCGAATTTTGCGTTGCCCATGGTTCAGTCTAAATTAGACAGAGACCACCAACAGAAGAGGAAAGCCTTGTATCCGACCATATACAGAAGGCGGCGACAAACTATATGTATTTCATCTCATCTCCAATCTCGGGTCAACCAATCTTTGATGTATTTCCTTTAAGCTGGATACGATTTCAACCCTTATCCTCGCGATCTCTTCAGTGTCTCACGGGAAGAACGTCGTCTTTTCATGGAAGACCTTTGGAGCCGGGGTGGTTTTCATTTCATAGTTTCAACCTACCAAGACATCCTATCAAATGAAGACGCCAACAGGGAAGCCTACAACTTCTGGAAAGAGAAAGCGCGGGAACGATTACACGACCCTGACGTGCAAGAGACCCTTGCACCTACCGTTCCTCCTCACCCTTTTGGTGCCAAACGAGTGTGCCTCGAACAAACGTATTATGAAGTCTACAATCAGTCAAATGTGGAACTTGTCAGCCTCGAGAAGAATCCTATTGCTGAAATCACGTCGGACGCTATAATCACTGGCGACGGTGTTCGACACGAAGTCGACGTCATCGTTCTTGCCACCGGATTCGACAGCGTTACTGGTGGAATCACGCAGATCGACATTCGGGGGGTTGATGGTACGACGATCAAAGACAAGTGGGCGAATGGGGTGTATACAAATCTGGGGATGATGACGGGGAACTTCCCGAACATGTTCTTCCTGTATGGTCCTCAAGCTCCTACTGCGTTCAGTAACGGACCGACATGCATTGTACGTTCCACATTGAAATAGCGTTGTTATCAAATCGTATCTAACTCATGGTCTTATTGAGGAGGTACAAGGAGATTGGATCGCAGCGTGCATAAAACACATGTTGGCCAATCATCTTACGCGTATCGAGCCAACTCGGGAGGCGGAGGAAGAATGGCGAAATTTGGTAATGAACAATTCAAGCAAAGCCCTGTTTCATAAGGCGAAATCCTGGTACATGGGTGCCAATATCCCAGGGAAGCCGATCGAACAACTGAACTTTGTCGGCGGTATTGCCCTATATGACAGTCTTTGCCAGTCCAAGGCTGCGAAAGGTTATGAAGGGTTCATACTGTCGAGCATTGACAAAACGAGTGTAGCAAGGGTAAATGGGGTGTAATCTATTGCCATGAGTAAAGGGAAGAATGTTGAACTGGAATGAAGTTCATTTGAGTCGTCCGTCCCTGATTCATCATCACACGAAGGATCGCACTAGGTTAATGCTCCTTCCGGAAGAACCACAGCTGTAAGGCTGCAGGTCATGTAAATACAAATATAGATTGATTGTGTATCCGGCTAAGATAAATAGATTCCCGGGGATAACAATGTGCGAAAAATTATCCTTCGCCTGTCCGATGTTCGTTAAATTCATAATAAAAGGCATGGCGATCAGTATCACATAGCCTCCTCCAACGGCAACTTGAACTCATCGAAAAGCTCTTTGCGAGGCTTCATAAAATCCAGGTTATCGGCTGCGAGACCACTCGGCGTCACTGGCGCAGGAGTGCTGCTGTCGGAGCTGGTGCTTCCGAATAATCCGTACTTTCTTCCTACGATATCTTGGAGCCCTTCTTGAACGCCAATATAATCGTGGCTTCCCTCGAGTGTTTTGACAAAGACTATGTCACGTTCGCCCTCTGAGAATCGCTTCACCGTGCCAAAGTAAGGGAAATTGGTCGTATCCACTATTTCGTCCATTTTGGCGTTTCGGGCAGTGATTTGGTTCGTGAACCTAGACCATTGCTCCTTGCTTAACGCAGCAGGGTTTGAGGGAAGTTCAACGGAGGGAAGGTGGGATTCGAGGAAAGCATTGAAGAGAACTTCGGAATGTGTGTAGGGAATGTCCCAGTCATTCACTGAACCCGAGATCAGATGGACTGCGCACAGTAAAGAACGGAATAAGGTACCAACCAGCATGCGCAATCAGAACTTCCCCTTTGATTCTCTGTGGAGGCGAGAAATGAGGGGACGGTCGAGTGTATACAGTAAAGTAACTTACAGGAACGACACTGAGGGTATCAAATTTGTGTACTAGAACCCAGGAGACAAAGTCTGATTAAGGTGGGGAAATCAGAAAGCATCGGATTATTTAGGTCGACGACTTACTCATTGCGTATGGGATCATGGTAAGGGGTTTGATCAATGGAATAGTACCCATAACGTTATACGTCTTTAAGACTTCTTCAATACTGGAAAACGGACTCATGAGCACCACCGCTCTATACTTTAGGCCCTCGTCCGACAGCTGGGCAGCTAATCTTGCGCTTACTCCAGTTCCAAGACTGTGTCCCATGATGATAATGTCCTCTCCTTTAGCACCCTGACTGAGGAGCCACTCCCATGCGGCACGAGCATCTCGAATCAGGCCCTCTTCAGTGGGTGTTCCAGAGCTCTCTGCGAAACCGCGATAATCGATAGCCAACATGTTAACGTCCAGACGGGCAGTCAACGAAGAGTAGTGTTGAACTCGTGCATGAAAAGCCCTGGTAGCGGCGTTACCGTGAAAGAACAGAATAGTAGGCCGTGATTGAATAGCGTTTGCGATGTGGGGTTGAGGGAGTGTATAAGGTGTTGGTAGTGACTGGTAGATAGATTCTGCGAGGATAAACCACGAGCCTAGAGTCTCATTGTCGGAAGTGTGGATCTTGAAGTTATGGGTCTTGTTGACTACGTAAGAGTTGCTTTTAGCTTTCACGCAATGACTACGACTGAGGGCAAACATACGTGCAAGACCGTACTTTTCCGGAGCATCAAAGTTAGCGAAGAGTGGTAGTCGGATGGCATTTAGATAAATTGTGCTATATATATCGATATGCTTCAGCTTGGGGTTGAAGAGAAACAGAACTATGCGCACTGGCTTTGGAAATATGGAACTGCAAGTAAACCGACAGCAAGAACATAAACGCCTCCAAGGACAGCAAACGTGGTCCTGACCTTGCTGAAGAGGCTAGTTCCGCCAGAAGAGGCGACGATATCAGTTGTAGAGGACATCTCCTTCACAAGTGGATGGAAGGAAAAGTTGAACTACGGTCGGTCACGGGACCGTAGTACAGTACGAGCCgctctctttcctttttaGGATGCCATCAACACCTTCCTCTTGTCGAGAAAATTTTCGGCTCATTATTTTTCATATGGAAATTATTCCGGGAATTATAAAATGTGGAGCGTGCGGCTTGGACGGAACGAAGTCTACAAGTACTATATAAACATACTTCTCTCTGAGAGAAGACAGGGATGTCACGGTTCCGTAACCGGCATCCCCGCTTAATTGTGACGCGTGATAGCCGCTGTCTTTCTGGCTGTCTGCCGTTGCCCTTGTTTGGCCATGTTTGGCTCAAACACCGAGGAAACACGTTTTTTTCGttaatcgtcgtcgtcgctggAGGCGACGACGAACCAGGCATTATATTATGCTTCCTTTCAATTTCGTCGCTACTACCCTGCACAATCCGCTCATCTAATCAACCTCCGAATATCTCAAGAATACCCGAACCCTCAAATTATGAAACATTCACCTCCGCCAGTAATACCGACAACGACGTGGCTGCCAGCGCTACTCTCCCATGTACCACTCATCTCTATGGCAGCTGGTGCTGTCTTTTTGCAAGTTTTGCGATCGCTTTGGCCGGATTCCTACTATTTCACCATAAAATCTCTCACCTATTGGCATGGGTCACGCGAATGACGGGATCGTCTGGGGGTGCCGTTGCTCAAGAACAAGGGAAGGAATGCGAGTTTTCGGGAGCCGGTGGGGATACAATCAAGAGGTCCCAAATGTACGTTGTCCTCCCTTTTACCTTTCGGAGTCGTTCCGTAACCAACACTGAATAACAGATCCTCACAAATCCCTAGTGCTACGAAGAACTTAGTTCCGGAAGATGTGCAGCTACGTTGCGAAGAGTGGCTGGGTCATCTGGATAGTCCAGAGCAGCACAGTGCCTCAACAGGGAGTCGCATTATTCGCAAAGGTGAACTCGTTGCCTGGGTACGTTTTTACTTCGTGTTACTCATGTAGTTTAGCTCAAACAACCACATTGTTATCATCAGGCTAAGGAATTCCGCAAACGTTACCCAACACGCCCTCACTCTCCTCAAACAGCAACGGAGGACCTGTAAACGAGCAGATTCAACGATTGGAGTGGAGTTTCAACAGAGGGAAAGGAAGCACAGTCCCTTGTTGACGtttttttcttgtcttcttGCCTTTACATACAATAAAAGTAATATCTTGTCAGTACAGTAAGAGTACATGGTCTCATAGCAAGAGGCTAATACAATTCTTTGCTACACTCTTTTCGTCAGTGAATTTGTACAGGTTACCAAATGCGGACATGTGAGAAGAATGAGTGGGAAGGGCGGCGGGCGGTCCAGTGCTCGGAATCTTGTCGGGCCTTGTCTTTCTTACGGCTTGATTTGTCTTTCAGACGAGTCTGAAGCACTTCATCCAGGGACACGAAGAGCCAAAAAGACAAAGTACCAGCAGATATACTGTGAGCGAAAGACAGCAATGCCGCTGTAGCCGCTTGTGCATGAAATGGGCGCGAGTACGTACACAACTTGTATTGAACGTCAACCCAGGTTTCTCGCCAAACTTCCATCTCAACTCTCATCTTCATGCCTGTTCTCGAGACATACACTCCCCCCGCTGTATCCCAAGGGCCCGGCCTAGTCATGTGTGATAGAAAGTgagcttttctctctctcactTTATTTGTTTTCGAGTTTTTCCCTAAATTTCGTGGGGCGCTACGCGCCCCTTTCAACGTTATTTGACCGTATACAAATCCCGGAACATTTTTACGCATGTTCCAGGCCTCACTACACGCTATAATatccttcctccttcccaTCATCTCGACACGTGCCCGTGATATCGCATTTGTTTCCGTCTCGAAGACATATCGAGGCCATGCCGAAGAGCGGCCGCCCTTGTTTGGCGACCGGTGACTGATGGTCACGGGTGACGAACTTGTCTTTCCGCTCGGTCAGAGCTGTACTTCAACTTTCTGCCAGCTCTCTACACTCCTTGCCAGCTCTCCACACTCGTCACGCTCGTCGTCCCGAACACCCCCGCTGTCGTTGACAGACAGTCCTCGTAATTCTCACCTCGACGACTCGCCATGTCCAACCTAGAGATCCAAGAAGTAGAGGCTGCAGATCAAGTAAAAGTTGAAAGTTCACCCCCTCACCATCCCTCATCGACTCGGCCGACTTCAGTCACTCTCAGCCCATCTCGCATTAGAAACCCCATCATCAACTGGTTCTTGAACCTTGCATCTGGCATTATTCTAGACATTAGATCTCGCAGTCCTTACTACTTCAGTGATTGGACCGATGCTTGGAACTATCGTGTTGTTCCTGCAACCGCTCTCATCTTCTTTGCAAAGTGAGAATTCATTATCTGCCTATTTCTCTGCCCGGTTTTAATCCATCATCTTCTAGCGTTATTCCGGGAATCGCTTTCTCTCTAGATCTCATAGAAACTACCGAGCAGTATGGTGTAGCAGAAGTCCTTCTCTCGTCGTTCATGGCCGCATTTATTTTCTCCGTTTTTGGTGCACAACCTCTTTGCATCGCCGGAGTTACTGGTCAGAAATTATTTCACGGTCCACTAAAGAACTCCTCTAATGAAAATCGTTGCGTAGGCCCTATTACTGTCTTCAACAAGACCATTTTCGACATCATACGAAAAGCCCCAGATGCACCAGTTTACCTCCACTTCATTGGCTGGGTGTATTTGTGGGCAGCCATAATTCACTGGATTACTGCAATCCTTAATTGTACGTATCCCGCAGTTGATACTTCTCGCCGCTTGCGTTGACATCGTGAGTTTCTAGGGTGCAATTTTCTTCGTTATGTTACACTTTTCTCTTGCGATACCTTTGGCTTCTACGTTTCATGGGTTTACCTCCAGTATGGTATCCAAGTTCTCACCCGACAATTCAGAGACGCCGATCAGAGCGGTAATCAACTTGGCGCACTCGTTTCAATAATCCTTGCCATCCTCATGCTCGTCGTCTCCTTCCTTTTCCAAAGCATGTCTGAAAAGACGTTCTTTCATCGCCACGTCCGCCGCTTCCTCGCAGACTATGGAATGCCAATATCCCTTGTAGCCACCTCCGCGATGGCCTATTGGGGACGATTCAATTTAGCCAATCCAACTACACTACCCGTCGGAAAAGCCTTCCAACCCGCTGGTGGTCGTGAATGGCTCGTCAAGTTTT
This genomic window from Marasmius oreades isolate 03SP1 chromosome 8, whole genome shotgun sequence contains:
- a CDS encoding uncharacterized protein (MEROPS:MER0017243): MSSTTDIVASSGGTSLFSKVRTTFAVLGGVYVLAVGLLAVPYFQSHTIYLNAIRLPLFANFDAPEKYGLALNKTHNFKIHTSDNETLGSWFILAESIYQSLPTPYTLPQPHIANAIQSRPTILFFHGNAATRAFHARVQHYSSLTARLDVNMLAIDYRGFAESSGTPTEEGLIRDARAAWEWLLSQGAKGEDIIIMGHSLGTGVSARLAAQLSDEGLKYRAVVLMSPFSSIEEVLKTYNVMGTIPLIKPLTMIPYAMNFVSWVLVHKFDTLSVVPRIKGEVLIAHAVNDWDIPYTHSEVLFNAFLESHLPSVELPSNPAALSKEQWSRFTNQITARNAKMDEIVDTTNFPYFGTVKRFSEGERDIVFVKTLEGSHDYIGVQEGLQDIVGRKYGLFGSTSSDSSTPAPVTPSGLAADNLDFMKPRKELFDEFKLPLEEAM